The Lycium ferocissimum isolate CSIRO_LF1 chromosome 10, AGI_CSIRO_Lferr_CH_V1, whole genome shotgun sequence genome window below encodes:
- the LOC132032859 gene encoding probable peroxygenase 5 has protein sequence MASSSSSTDEEWGIEKKEPTALEKHVMFFDINKDGLIYPWETYKGFRKIGSGVLLSTVASVFINIGLSGKTRPGKWPSLLFPIEVKNIKFAKHGSDSDVYDTEGRFCPEKFEELFKKHGRTNEDALTGTELDELLKANKQPKDFAGHIAAKSEWKILYLLCKDEHGLLPKETVRSVYDGSLFEQMAKAKQSKKHKGKSSS, from the exons ATGGCTTCTTCCTCCAGTAGTACTGATGAAGAGTGGG GAATTGAGAAGAAAGAACCAACCGCTTTGGAAAAGCATGTTATGTTCTTTGATATTAACAAAGATGGTCTCATTTACCCATGGGAAACTTATAAAG GTTTCAGGAAAATTGGAAGTGGCGTTCTCCTCTCAACCGTGGCTTCAGTTTTCATAAATATTGGTCTTAGTGGCAAAACTCGACCT GGGAAGTGGCCTTCTCTACTATTTCCAATTGAGGTGAAGAACATCAAATTTGCTAAGCATGGCAGTGATAGTGATGTCTACGATACTGAAGGAAG GTTCTGTCCCGAAAAATTTGAGGAGttattcaagaagcatggacgAACAAATGAAGATGCCTTAACAGGCACTGAATTAGATGAACTGCTCAAGGCAAACAAGCAACCCAAGGACTTTGCCGGACA TATTGCAGCTAAATCAGAGTGGAAAATACTGTATCTCCTTTGCAAAGATGAGCATGGCTTGCTGCCCAAAGAGACAGTCAGGAGTGTTTATGATGGTAGCCTTTTTGAACAAATGGCCAAGGCAAAGCAATCCAAGAAACACAA GGGTAAATCAAGTTCCTAA